Proteins from a single region of Gossypium arboreum isolate Shixiya-1 chromosome 1, ASM2569848v2, whole genome shotgun sequence:
- the LOC108480852 gene encoding transcription factor MYBS3-like → MTRRCSHCSHNGHNSRTCPNRGVKLFGVRLTEGLIRKSASMGNLSQYSGLNSGMHNGNGSGEAGDGPDHADGYASEDFVPGSSSSNRERKRGVPWTEEEHRMFLLGLQKLGKGDWRGISRNYVISRTPTQVASHAQKYFIRQSNVSRRKRRSSLFDIVADESSNIPMVSHDSFSENPSEAETQSNDHLPIPPALDEEDETMDTDKSNDGENIHIPPKPETSQQPHYPALYPAYFPPFFPFSLPYWMGYNTEPTKENTHEVVKPMAVHSKIPINVDELVGMSKLSLGESIGGNGPSSVSLKLDGSSRQSAFHANPVPGNSRMNSSGSPIHAI, encoded by the exons ATGACTCGTCGCTGCTCGCATTGTAGCCACAACGGGCATAACTCTCGGACATGCCCGAACCGAGGGGTTAAGCTGTTCGGAGTCCGGTTAACTGAAGGGTTGATCCGGAAGAGTGCCAGTATGGGGAATTTAAGCCAATATTCCGGGTTGAATTCTGGGATGCATAATGGGAATGGGTCGGGTGAAGCCGGTGATGGTCCGGATCATGCAGACGGTTATGCTTCTGAGGATTTTGTACCCGGGTCGTCGTCTTCCAAtcgtgaaaggaaaagag GTGTTCCTTGGACGGAAGAAGAGCATCGGATGTTTCTACTTGGATTGCAGAAGCTTGGAAAAGGTGATTGGCGTGGAATATCGCGCAATTATGTTATTTCGAGGACTCCTACTCAAGTAGCTAGCCATGCTCAGAAATATTTCATCCGACAATCGAATGTTTCTAGGAGAAAAAGACGATCCAGCCTCTTTGATATTGTAGCTGATGAA TCGAGCAACATTCCGATGGTATCACATGATTCATTCTCGGAAAACCCTTCAGAAGCTGAAACACAGAGCAACGACCATTTGCCTATTCCTCCTGCATTGGACGAAGAAGACGAAACAATGGATACCGACAAATCAAATGATGGTGAGAACATTCACATACCTCCGAAACCAGAGACCTCACAACAACCTCATTACCCGGCACTATATCCTGCTTACTTCCCACCATTCTTTCCGTTCTCACTTCCGTATTGGATGGGTTACAATACTGAACCAACCAAGGAAAACACACATGAAGTGGTTAAGCCAATGGCTGTACATTCTAAGATCCCGATCAATGTTGATGAACTGGTCGGCATGTCTAAATTGAGTTTGGGAGAATCAATTGGTGGTAATGGCCCTTCTTCCGTTTCGTTAAAACTTGACGGTTCGTCGAGGCAATCCGCATTCCATGCCAATCCTGTTCCGGGTAATTCGAGAATGAATTCAAGTGGGAGCCCAATCCATGCCATTTAA
- the LOC108480818 gene encoding O-fucosyltransferase 30, with protein MFNLNKTIPTPKLWSKKKSQQRRSPFFFLSLFLLSLLFLFFLTFTSIPKSLFSSSSSKITALSLQSPHCEIRISGEKFLWYAPHSGFSNQLSEFKNALLMAGILNRTLIIPPILSHHAIALGSCPKFRVQSPKEIRVSVWDHVIELITSWRYVSMADIIDISSVLSSSHVRAIDFRVFVSSWCGLDLDLACCKESNTQPTYLVDSLKQCGSLLSGVDGNIDRCLFAVDDDCRTTVWTYGNDEADGALDSFQPDEQLKKKKKISYVRRRRDVYKTLGPGSKADSATVLAFGTLFTAPYKGSELYIDIQKAPRDSKIQSLIKKIEFLPFVPQIISAGKQFAVQTVKAPFLCAQLRLLDGQFKNHWEATFSGLKQKLDSLSQTGSRPIHVFVMTDLPQGNWTGNYLGDLAKDSTNFKLYFMNGEDSLVTETAKKLALARHGLRFGSSLGGIESTDTVAKLQKHCAPHILPDILLFIEETICSCGSLGFFGTAGSTIADNIEIMRKFGSCSNQREDHKMM; from the exons ATGTTTAATCTCAACAAAACAATCCCCACTCCAAAACTATGGAGCAAAAAGAAATCCCAACAACGCAGATCTCCATTCTTTTTCCTCTCACTTTTCCTCCTTTCCCTcctcttcctcttcttccttaCTTTCACTTCTATCCCCAAATCCCTTTTCTCATCATCCTCTTCAAAAATCACGGCCCTTTCCCTTCAATCCCCACATTGCGAAATTCGAATCTCAGGGGAAAAATTCTTATGGTACGCCCCCCATAGTGGGTTCAGTAACCAGCTTTCTGAGTTCAAGAATGCACTTCTAATGGCTGGGATTTTGAACCGTACTTTGATTATCCCTCCTATTCTTTCTCACCATGCAATTGCACTCGGTAGCTGCCCTAAGTTTAGGGTTCAAAGCCCTAAAGAGATCCGTGTTTCGGTTTGGGATCATGTTATTGAGCTCATTACAAGTTGGAG GTATGTTTCTATGGCTGATATCATTGATATATCTTCGGTACTGTCATCTTCACATGTTCGAGCCATAGATTTCCGGGTTTTTGTGTCCTCGTGGTGTGGTTTGGACTTGGATTTGGCTTGCTGCAAAGAATCAAACACACAACCGACATATTTGGTTGATAGCCTAAAGCAATGTGGCTCATTGCTATCAGGGGTCGATGGTAATATAGATCGATGTCTATTTGCCGTAGATGATGATTGTAGAACAACAGTTTGGACGTACGGGAATGACGAAGCGGATGGAGCGTTGGATTCATTCCAACCCGATGAACAActcaagaagaaaaagaagatttCGTATGTTAGAAGACGTAGAGATGTGTATAAGACACTTGGCCCTGGCAGCAAAGCTGATTCAGCCACTGTTCTAGCATTTGGAACCCTTTTTACAGCCCCATATAAAGGTTCTGAGCTCTACATCGATATCCAAAAAGCACCGAGAGATTCAAAGATACAATCTTTAATAAAAAAGATCGAATTCCTTCCGTTTGTCCCCCAAATTATATCCGCGGGAAAACAGTTTGCGGTTCAGACCGTAAAGGCTCCCTTTCTCTGTGCACAACTTAGATTGCTAGATGGTCAGTTCAAGAACCATTGGGAAGCTACATTTTCGGGTTTGAAACAAAAACTAGATTCGTTAAGCCAGACGGGTTCTCGACCGATTCATGTTTTCGTGATGACCGATCTCCCTCAAGGCAATTGGACCGGAAACTACCTGGGTGATTTGGCTAAGGATTCAACCAATTTTAAGCTCTATTTTATGAACGGAGAAGATTCATTGGTGACGGAAACGGCAAAGAAACTAGCACTTGCCAGACATGGCCTAAGGTTTGGGTCCAGTCTTGGCGGTATCGAGTCTACCGACACGGTGGCTAAGTTGCAGAAGCATTGTGCTCCTCATATATTACCTGATATACTTCTATTTATAGAAGAAACAATTTGCAGCTGTGGTTCACTTGGTTTTTTTGGAACTGCTGGTTCAACAATAGCCGATAATATTGAGATTATGAGAAAATTTGGTTCATGTTCAAATCAACGAGAGGATCACAAAATGAtgtaa